ACAGAATTATTCACCTCATCATATATTTGAATTAAGCCATTTTCAAACCCAAGAAAAAGCAATCCACTATCTTCTACATATTTTATAACTGATATTGTTTCTCCCGACAATCCATGTATCGTAGATAGTGTTTCAATCTGATTGGTGTTTTTATCATACACAAAAACAGCGTTGTCTGAGGCTCCAAAGACTTTTTCACTACCTTGAGAAACATCCTTAACATTCAAATAAGAAAAATGACCAGTCCACTCATCAGAAAAATCCTGAGCACTACCGACTTGTATAGTTAAAAAACTTATACAGAAAATAAACAATTGAAAATTAATCTTATTTGTGAACATGCTTTTAAAATCAATAATAAAACTCAAAAATACCACAATTTATTGTATCCAAGACATTAATATATAACACTAAAAAACCCCTAATCTTAATAAGATTAGGGGTTTTAATACTTTCACTATTTTATATTATACTACGCCTTGCGCTAACATAGCATCAGCAACTTTTACAAAACCAGCAATATTTGCTCCTTTTACATAATCTACTGTACCATCTTTTTGAGTACCATACTGCACACAAGAAGAGTGAATATCATCCATAATTTGATGAAGTTTAGCATCAACTTCTTCTCTAGTCCAATTGTAACGTAAAGAATTTTGGCTCATTTCTAAACCTGAAGTAGCGACACCTCCTGCATTAGATGCTTTTCCTGGAGAAAACAACACTTTAGCTTTTTGAAGTACTTCAATAGCTTCTGGTGTCGTTGGCATATTTGCACCTTCAGCAACAACTAATACCTTATTATTAACTAACATTTCAGCTTCCGCTTTATCCAACTCATTTTGAGTTGCACATGGCATTGCTATATCACAATTAACACTCCAAGGTCTTTCACCTTTATGGAACGTCGCCGAAGTATACTTATCTGCATACTCGCTAATTCTACCTCTGTTAATGTTTTTAATTTCCATGATATACGCCAATTTCTCAGCATCTATACCATCTTTATCGTGAATATATCCAGAAGAATCTGACATTGTTACAACTTTACCACCTAACTCAGTTGCTTTTTCACAAGCATATTGAGCAACGTTTCCTGATCCAGAAATAACAACTGTTTTTCCTTCAAAAGAATCATTTTTAGTCGCTAGCATATTTTTTGCAAAATATACCGTACCATAACCAGTAGCTTCAGGTCTAATTAAAGATCCTCCGTAAGACAATCCTTTACCTGTAAGCACTCCTGTAAATTCGTTTGTCAAACGCTTATATTGACCAAACATATAACCAATTTCACGTCCTCCAACACCAATATCTCCTGCAGGCACATCTGTATTAGCTCCAATATGTCTAAACAATTCTGACATAAAAGATTGACAGAAACGCATCACTTCGTTATCGCTCTTTCCTTTTGGATCAAAATCACTTCCTCCTTTTCCTCCACCCATTGGTAAAGTTGTTAGAGAGTTTTTAAAGACTTGTTCGAAACCTAAAAACTTTAAAATACTAAGGTTTACTGATGGATGAAAACGTAATCCTCCTTTATAAGGCCCGATAGCCGAGTTAAATTCTACTCTAAACGCTCTGTTTACTTGTGTATTACCTTTATCATCAATCCAAGGCACTCTAAAAATTATTGTGCGCTCTGGTTCTACCATACGCTCCAATAACATCTTACCTTGATACTTTGGGTTATCCTCTATAAACGGAATTACAGTTTCTGCAACTTCGTGTACTGCTTGCAAAAATTCTGGCTCATTACCATTTTTTTGTCTTACTAAATCTAAAAACGTTTCAATTTTATCTTTCATTATGTAAATAATTACGATACTGTTATACAATCCATAAATATGTACTGCAAAGATACATTATCTTTAATACAGCACCTACTTTTTTTTTATTTTCGCAATCGTTATAGTTGATTTAGATATATTAAAATAATTAAATTAAGATGATGCGTTTTATCCTTAAAATTTGCGGGTTCGTCGGGATTTTATATATTTGCCTTATAAATAGCCTCTAAACAAAGCCTTATTATGCTTAACCCTAAACAATTGATATTAGCTGTACTTATATTATTAAGTACTAGCCCTGCGTTTTCTCAATTAGGCTTTTCTCACGAAATCGGTATAATCACTGGGCCCGTAGCCTTTAAATCGGACTTTGGAGAACGTCAAGATTCTGATACAAACTCTGGTAATACTGGTTTTGGTATTGGTTTAGTTCACTACATGAACTTTGCTTATCAAGCCAATTGTAATTGCTATACGACTGATAATTATTTTAATGATCACTTTAAATTACGTACAGAGATTTCTTATAATAAAACAAAGCTTAAACACTTAGGGCATTGGGTTCAAGAATCCAAAGTCAGTGATGGAGCAGACCGATTAAGAGGTCATACTGGTGAATCTAGCAATTTTGATATCGGAATGCAATTAGAATTTTATCCTTTAAGCATCCGCTCTTTTCAAGCATTTGGATACAAGTTAGCTCCATTTGTAAGTTTAGGAGCGCACTTTGTTTCATACAATCCAGAAGTATACACAGATTATGATAATGGTAACAATGATGTTGGCAACGTATTAGATAGCAATAATTTTTACTCCCTATGGGAACCAGGTTCTGTTAGCCCTGAATCAGGATCTACTTGGGCTATCGTTTCCAGTATTGGTGTGAGATATAAATTAGACCGCTCATCAGATTTGATGTTAGATCTTAGAGGTCAGTATTATTTTAGCGATTGGGTTGACGGTCTGGACCATCAATTAAATTCTAACAAAAACAACGATTGGTTAGTTTGGTTAAATGTAGGTTACATTTACTACTTAAATTAACAGATAAAATATAGTGTTAAAATAAAAAAACTCAAGTTTACACTTGAGTTTTTTTGTTTTCAAAATCATCATAAATTAACCTAAAGCCTGACGTAAATCGTTTATTAAATCGGCCTCATCCTCGATACCAACACTTAAACGTATTAAGCTATCTACAACACCTATCCTTTCACGTTCTTCCTTTGGGATACTAGCATGTGTCATACTTGCAGGATGACCACAAAGTGATTCCACACCACCCAAAGATTCAGCTAAAGTAAAGACCTTAAGGTTTTCGACAAACTTAATGGCTTCGTCATACTTATTTCCTTTAGCTACAAAACTCACCATACCACCAAAACCACTCATTTGTGCTTTTGCAATATCATGGTTGGGATGATTTTCAAAACCTGGCCAATATACTTTTTCCACTTTAGGGTGTGTATTCAAAAATTCGGCTACAGCCTTACCATTCTCACAATGACGCTGCATTCTAACATGTAAAGTCTTAATACCACGCAACGCTAAAAAAGCATCTTGTGGGCCACATATCGCGCCACTTGCATTTTGTATAAAATACAATTTATCTGCCAGCGCTTTATCTTTTACGATTAAAGCCCCCATGACTAAATCACTATGTCCGCCAAGATATTTTGTTGCGGAGTGCATAACAATATCCGCCCCAAGCTCTAAAGGCTGTTGTAAATACGGAGTTGCAAACGTATTATCCACAGCTAATAGCACGTTATGCTGTTTCGCTATTTTTGCAATAGCCACAATATCAATAATATTTAGCATTGGGTTAGTTGGTGTCTCTACCCAAATCAATTTAGTGTTATCAGTAATAAACCCCTCAATATCAGAAGCCTTTTGCATATCAACAAAATGAAATTGAATTCCAAACCCTTCAAAAATCTTAGTAAACAAACGATAGGTACCACCATATAAGTCACTAGTACAAATCACCTCGTCACCAGGCTTTAAAATTTTCATGACTGCATCAATCGCCGCTAATCCTGATCCAAATGCCAATCCAAAGGCACCATTTTCTAAACTTGCAAAGGCATTTTCTAAAGCTTGACGAGTTGGATTATGTGATCTTGAATACGCAAATCCTTTATGTCCCCCTGGTGTTGTTTGCGCATAAGTAGACGTTTGATATATTGGTGGCATCACAGCTCCATACGCCGGATCTGGTGTTTGACCACCATGTATTGTTTTTGTGTTAAATTTCATGGCAAAAATCTTTGTTAGCCACGAAATTAGTTTTTAAATTCGTGGTATTCAAACTAGAACAATACCTTTAGTCTATGTTTAACACTTTATCTATGTCAAAATCAACAGTATTTGCTGTGTTTACCTGTTTATTATTAACTGTTTCTTGTCAAAAAGACAAAGTCCTAACGTTTTCTGAAACTCAAATTTCAAAAGAAAAAGAAACCTTTGTAGAAATAATTATCCCAAAAGCACAGGGAAAATCTAAAACCGCTAAAAATATAAACAAAACACTAATTGGATTTGCGTGCGATGTATTAAATATAGACAGCGGTAAAAACAAAAAAGAATCGATAGAAGAAAGCATCACAGCCTTTAACGACGCCTATATTAATTTTAACAAAACGTTACTTGCCGAATTTGACACCAAATTTCCGAGATGGGAAGCACTTATTGACGGTGAAGTATCTTACCAAAGTGAAGGCCTTGTAAGCATTGCCATGAATGGGAGCATCACTACAGGAGCAGCCAGCAGTAACTTACGATTTAAGTTTTTTAATTTTGATATAGCAAACGGAAAATCACTAGCCACTAAAGACATCATCAATAACATGGATGCCTTTAAAACCATCGCTAAAAAGTATTATGACAAAGAAATACTAACGACTTATACTAGCGTATCAAACGGTGCTAAAAACTTTGAACTTCCAGAAACCATCGGCTTTAACGACGACGGTGTTATTATTGTCTACGATAATTTTGAATTGGACAATTTTACTACAGAGCTTATTGAATTCACCATTCCTTTTACAGTAATAGATCAATATCTAAATTACTAGATATTTTTTTTAAGTGCTAAAATATATCCTAAATGAATCCCTTCGTGGAAGGTATTAAATGTAATGGCATCTTCCGCTGTACTTAACGTACTTTTGGTAGATACCGTGTATTCATTATACGTTTTAAAGACTTTATTATTATAATCGTCTTTCGTTTTTTCGATAGTAGAAAACAACAACCCTTTTACTTCATCAACCTCAGCCTGCGTCACATCGCCTTCCGTTTTTGTTCCCTTTTTATAAGCTTCGACTAGCTTATCACTAATAAGCATATCCAAACCAGATAATTTATACACCAATAATTGTTGCGTTACAACCGTGTGCGCCACATTCCAAAAAATATTATTAGTATAACCTTCTGGCACTTTATTTAGCTGCTCTAAAGTAAATTTTTCTAAAAAATGGTTTAATAAGTGTCTATTTTTTATAGTTACATCAAAAGTAAAGTCCATAGTATTTCAATTTTTGCCACAAGTAACTAAATAAAAAAAACTTAAACTAATTACAATTGGATTTTTAACTTTAGACCTTAATATTTTAAAAATGAAAACCCACCATTATCAAGCGACAATACATTGGACAGGCAATCTAGGACAAGGCACCTCGCATTACAAAACGTATAATCGCAACCATAGTATAACCGCAAAAGATAAAACGCAACCTATTTTAGCCAGTGCAGATCCTGCCTTTTTAGGTGATCAGACGCGCTATAATCCAGAGGAATTATTAGTATCCTCAATCGCCTCTTGCCACATGCTTTGGTACTTACACCTCTGTGCAACTAATAACGTAATAGTCTTAAGTTACACAGACCAACCCGAAGGTACGATGGAAGAAAACAATAACGGAAGTGGCCAATTTACAAATGTTACATTACACCCTAAGGTTACTGTCCAAAATACAAGTATGATAGACAAGGCCAATCAATTACATCACGACGCCAACGCCATGTGCTTTATAGCGCGATCCTGTAATTTTCCGATTTTACATAACGCTTTCGCGGAAGCTCCGCCGTGCTAAAACTAGTTTTAATTAAAAAATAGAGGTCTTTTTATCAAAAAAAACGACCTTTGACAAAATGTTTACCCTTATGAAAAAAGTATACTACCTAAAAACCTGCAGTACTTGTTTACGTATTTTAAAAGAACTTGATCTGCCTTCAGATTTTGAACTTCAAGACATCAAAACAAATCCTTTAACAGTAGGCCAAGTTGAACAATTAAAAGCATTATCAGGTAGTTACGAAGCGTTATTTAGCAAGCGCGCCAAACTATATAAAGAGAAGGGACTTAAAGATCAAAACTTAACCGAAAAAGATTACAAACAGTATCTTTTAGAACATTATACCTTTTTAAGCAGACCAGTAATAGTAATTAACGACGCTATATTTATCGGAAATTCTAAAAAAACAACGGAGGCCACAAAACTAGTACTTAATGAAAGCTAGGTATTGGGCATTACTGGCGGCATTATTAGTACAAGTCTTATATGGCTTAAACTATACATTCGCTAAAAACGTCATGGTTGGCGGTTTTATAAAACCCTTTGGCTTTATCGTACTTCGCGTAGGCGGTGCAACACTTTTATTTTGGCTATTTAGTTTTTTAGGACCAAAGGAAAAAATAGAGAAGAAAGACTTTTTAACCTTACTCTACGCTGCCTTTTTTGGCGTTGCTACAAATATGCTTTTATTTTTTAAAGGTCTTGAGCTAACTACGCCAATACACGCATCGGTGATAATGATTATCA
This portion of the Olleya sp. Bg11-27 genome encodes:
- a CDS encoding arsenate reductase family protein, encoding MKKVYYLKTCSTCLRILKELDLPSDFELQDIKTNPLTVGQVEQLKALSGSYEALFSKRAKLYKEKGLKDQNLTEKDYKQYLLEHYTFLSRPVIVINDAIFIGNSKKTTEATKLVLNES
- a CDS encoding DinB family protein produces the protein MDFTFDVTIKNRHLLNHFLEKFTLEQLNKVPEGYTNNIFWNVAHTVVTQQLLVYKLSGLDMLISDKLVEAYKKGTKTEGDVTQAEVDEVKGLLFSTIEKTKDDYNNKVFKTYNEYTVSTKSTLSTAEDAITFNTFHEGIHLGYILALKKNI
- the gdhA gene encoding NADP-specific glutamate dehydrogenase, producing MKDKIETFLDLVRQKNGNEPEFLQAVHEVAETVIPFIEDNPKYQGKMLLERMVEPERTIIFRVPWIDDKGNTQVNRAFRVEFNSAIGPYKGGLRFHPSVNLSILKFLGFEQVFKNSLTTLPMGGGKGGSDFDPKGKSDNEVMRFCQSFMSELFRHIGANTDVPAGDIGVGGREIGYMFGQYKRLTNEFTGVLTGKGLSYGGSLIRPEATGYGTVYFAKNMLATKNDSFEGKTVVISGSGNVAQYACEKATELGGKVVTMSDSSGYIHDKDGIDAEKLAYIMEIKNINRGRISEYADKYTSATFHKGERPWSVNCDIAMPCATQNELDKAEAEMLVNNKVLVVAEGANMPTTPEAIEVLQKAKVLFSPGKASNAGGVATSGLEMSQNSLRYNWTREEVDAKLHQIMDDIHSSCVQYGTQKDGTVDYVKGANIAGFVKVADAMLAQGVV
- a CDS encoding cystathionine gamma-synthase; the protein is MKFNTKTIHGGQTPDPAYGAVMPPIYQTSTYAQTTPGGHKGFAYSRSHNPTRQALENAFASLENGAFGLAFGSGLAAIDAVMKILKPGDEVICTSDLYGGTYRLFTKIFEGFGIQFHFVDMQKASDIEGFITDNTKLIWVETPTNPMLNIIDIVAIAKIAKQHNVLLAVDNTFATPYLQQPLELGADIVMHSATKYLGGHSDLVMGALIVKDKALADKLYFIQNASGAICGPQDAFLALRGIKTLHVRMQRHCENGKAVAEFLNTHPKVEKVYWPGFENHPNHDIAKAQMSGFGGMVSFVAKGNKYDEAIKFVENLKVFTLAESLGGVESLCGHPASMTHASIPKEERERIGVVDSLIRLSVGIEDEADLINDLRQALG
- a CDS encoding THC0290_0291 family protein codes for the protein MLNPKQLILAVLILLSTSPAFSQLGFSHEIGIITGPVAFKSDFGERQDSDTNSGNTGFGIGLVHYMNFAYQANCNCYTTDNYFNDHFKLRTEISYNKTKLKHLGHWVQESKVSDGADRLRGHTGESSNFDIGMQLEFYPLSIRSFQAFGYKLAPFVSLGAHFVSYNPEVYTDYDNGNNDVGNVLDSNNFYSLWEPGSVSPESGSTWAIVSSIGVRYKLDRSSDLMLDLRGQYYFSDWVDGLDHQLNSNKNNDWLVWLNVGYIYYLN
- a CDS encoding OsmC family protein, which translates into the protein MKTHHYQATIHWTGNLGQGTSHYKTYNRNHSITAKDKTQPILASADPAFLGDQTRYNPEELLVSSIASCHMLWYLHLCATNNVIVLSYTDQPEGTMEENNNGSGQFTNVTLHPKVTVQNTSMIDKANQLHHDANAMCFIARSCNFPILHNAFAEAPPC
- a CDS encoding PdaC/SigV domain-containing protein, which gives rise to MSKSTVFAVFTCLLLTVSCQKDKVLTFSETQISKEKETFVEIIIPKAQGKSKTAKNINKTLIGFACDVLNIDSGKNKKESIEESITAFNDAYINFNKTLLAEFDTKFPRWEALIDGEVSYQSEGLVSIAMNGSITTGAASSNLRFKFFNFDIANGKSLATKDIINNMDAFKTIAKKYYDKEILTTYTSVSNGAKNFELPETIGFNDDGVIIVYDNFELDNFTTELIEFTIPFTVIDQYLNY